One Pongo pygmaeus isolate AG05252 chromosome 10, NHGRI_mPonPyg2-v2.0_pri, whole genome shotgun sequence genomic window carries:
- the LOC129010315 gene encoding keratin, type II cuticular Hb5 isoform X1: protein MSCRSYRISSGCGVTRNFSSCSAVAPKTGNRCCISAAPYRGVSCYRGLTGFGSRSLCNLGSCGPRIAVGGFRAGSCGRSFGYRSGGVCGPSPPCITTVSVNESLLTPLNLEIDPNAQCVKQEEKEQIKSLNSRFAAFIDKVRFLEQQNKLLETKWQFYQNQRCCESNLEPLFSGYIETLRREAECVEADSGRLASELNHVQEVLEGYKKKYEEEVALRATAENEFVVLKKDVDCAYLRKSDLEANVEALVEESSFLRRLYEEEIRVLQAHISDTSVIVKMDNSRDLNMDCIVAEIKAQYDDVASRSRAEAESWYRSKCEEMKATVIRHGETLRRTKEEINELNRMIQRLTAEIENAKCQRAKLEAAVAEAEQQGEAALSDARCKLAELEGALQKAKQDMACLLKEYQEVMNSKLGLDIEIATYRRLLEGEEHRLCEGVGSVNVCVSSSRGGVSCGGLSYSSTPGRQITSGPSAIGGSITVVAPDSCVPCQPRSSSFSCGSSRSVRFA, encoded by the exons ATGTCGTGCCGCTCCTACAGGATCAGCTCAGGATGCGGGGTCACCAGGAACTTCAGCTCTTGCTCAGCTGTGGCCCCCAAAACTGGCAATCGCTGCTGCATCAGCGCCGCCCCCTACCGAGGGGTGTCCTGCTACCGAGGGCTGACGGGCTTCGGCAGCCGCAGCCTCTGCAACCTGGGCTCCTGCGGGCCCCGGATAGCTGTAGGTGGCTTCCGAGCCGGCTCCTGCGGACGCAGCTTCGGCTACCGCTCCGGGGGCGTGTGCGGACCCAGCCCCCCATGCATCACCACCGTGTCGGTCAACGAGAGCCTCCTCACGCCCCTCAACCTGGAGATCGACCCCAACGCGCAGTGCGTgaagcaggaggagaaggagcagaTCAAGTCCCTCAACAGCAGGTTCGCGGCCTTCATCGACAAG GTGCGCTTCCTGGAGCAGCAGAACAAGCTGCTGGAGACCAAGTGGCAGTTCTACCAGAACCAGCGCTGCTGCGAGAGCAACCTGGAGCCACTGTTCAGTGGCTACATTGAGACTTTGCGGAGGGAGGCTGAGTGCGTGGAGGCCGACAGCGGGAGGCTGGCCTCAGAGCTCAACCATGTGCAGGAGGTGCTGGAGGGCTACAAGAAGAA GTATGAAGAGGAGGTGGCCCTGAGAGCCACGGCAGAGAACGAGTTTGTCGTTCTAAAGAAG GACGTGGACTGCGCCTACCTGCGGAAATCAGACCTGGAGGCCAATGTGGAAGCCCTGGTGGAGGAGTCTAGCTTCCTGAGGCGCCTCTATGAAGAG GAGATCCGCGTTCTCCAAGCCCACATCTCAGACACCTCGGTCATAGTCAAGATGGACAACAGCCGAGACCTGAACATGGACTGCATCGTCGCTGAGATCAAGGCTCAGTATGACGATGTTGCCAGCCGCAGCCGGGCCGAGGCTGAGTCCTGGTACCGTAGCAAG TGTGAGGAGATGAAGGCCACAGTGATCAGGCACGGGGAGACCCTGCGCCGCACCAAGGAGGAGATCAACGAACTGAACCGCATGATCCAGAGGCTGACGGCCGAGATTGAGAATGCCAAGTGCCAG CGTGCCAAGCTGGAGGCTGCTGTGGCCGAGGCAGAGCAGCAGGGTGAGGCGGCCCTCAGCGATGCCCGCTGCAAGCTGGCTGAGCTGGAGGGCGCCCTGCAGAAGGCCAAGCAGGACATGGCCTGCCTGCTCAAGGAGTACCAGGAGGTGATGAACTCCAAGCTGGGCCTGGACATCGAGATCGCCACCTACAGGCGCCTGCTGGAGGGCGAGGAACACAG GCTGTGTGAAGGTGTGGGCTCCGTGAATGTCT GTGTCAGCAGCTCCCGTGGTGGAGTCTCCTGTGGGGGCCTCTCCTACAGCTCTACCCCAGGGCGCCAGATCACTTCTGGCCCCTCAGCCATAGGGGGCAGCATCACGGTGGTGGCCCCTGACTCCTGTGTGCCCTGCCAGCCTCGCTCCTCCAGCTTCAGCTGCGGGAGTAGCCGGTCGGTCCGCTTTGCCTAG
- the LOC129010315 gene encoding keratin, type II cuticular Hb5 isoform X2, with protein sequence MVFKVQFLSSSPSLSHTQDVDCAYLRKSDLEANVEALVEESSFLRRLYEEEIRVLQAHISDTSVIVKMDNSRDLNMDCIVAEIKAQYDDVASRSRAEAESWYRSKCEEMKATVIRHGETLRRTKEEINELNRMIQRLTAEIENAKCQRAKLEAAVAEAEQQGEAALSDARCKLAELEGALQKAKQDMACLLKEYQEVMNSKLGLDIEIATYRRLLEGEEHRLCEGVGSVNVCVSSSRGGVSCGGLSYSSTPGRQITSGPSAIGGSITVVAPDSCVPCQPRSSSFSCGSSRSVRFA encoded by the exons ATGGTATTCAAGGTCCAGTTTCTCAGCTCCAGCCCTTCTCTCTCCCACACCCAG GACGTGGACTGCGCCTACCTGCGGAAATCAGACCTGGAGGCCAATGTGGAAGCCCTGGTGGAGGAGTCTAGCTTCCTGAGGCGCCTCTATGAAGAG GAGATCCGCGTTCTCCAAGCCCACATCTCAGACACCTCGGTCATAGTCAAGATGGACAACAGCCGAGACCTGAACATGGACTGCATCGTCGCTGAGATCAAGGCTCAGTATGACGATGTTGCCAGCCGCAGCCGGGCCGAGGCTGAGTCCTGGTACCGTAGCAAG TGTGAGGAGATGAAGGCCACAGTGATCAGGCACGGGGAGACCCTGCGCCGCACCAAGGAGGAGATCAACGAACTGAACCGCATGATCCAGAGGCTGACGGCCGAGATTGAGAATGCCAAGTGCCAG CGTGCCAAGCTGGAGGCTGCTGTGGCCGAGGCAGAGCAGCAGGGTGAGGCGGCCCTCAGCGATGCCCGCTGCAAGCTGGCTGAGCTGGAGGGCGCCCTGCAGAAGGCCAAGCAGGACATGGCCTGCCTGCTCAAGGAGTACCAGGAGGTGATGAACTCCAAGCTGGGCCTGGACATCGAGATCGCCACCTACAGGCGCCTGCTGGAGGGCGAGGAACACAG GCTGTGTGAAGGTGTGGGCTCCGTGAATGTCT GTGTCAGCAGCTCCCGTGGTGGAGTCTCCTGTGGGGGCCTCTCCTACAGCTCTACCCCAGGGCGCCAGATCACTTCTGGCCCCTCAGCCATAGGGGGCAGCATCACGGTGGTGGCCCCTGACTCCTGTGTGCCCTGCCAGCCTCGCTCCTCCAGCTTCAGCTGCGGGAGTAGCCGGTCGGTCCGCTTTGCCTAG